The sequence CAAAATAGCGTCAGAGGTAAGAGAAAAATCAAATAGGTGAATATAAGGACAGCGATAAGAGAGGAGGCTgctgcaagaagaaaaaaaaaagcaacaaaagaaaattgaaCTTTACTGGACGTGAAGACTTCTGGACATCAGCTAACTGCGGTAGGTCAGATAGATGGTTTGTCCACAGCGCTGCCCGGATCATGAACGCACAGCTGTCGATGGAGAATATTGGCGACCTGCACGGAGTGAGCCATGAGTCCGTGTCCGGTCACGGAGAGCTGCTGAGTGGCCACAGTCCGCATTCCCGTCCGAGCCCCCGGGGTCTGAGCCACCGCGCTATGGGCATGGCGACCCTGCTGGACAGTGGAGACTATCACCCCGGCCACCATGGACACCTGCATCCAGCCATCAGCATGTGTGAAGCCCCCCCTGGCATGAGTGCGAGCAGCACTTACACCACCCTAACCCCCCTGCAGCCCTTACCCCCCATCTCCACGGTGTCCGACAAGTTTCCTccccatcatcaccaccaccatccccATCATCCTCACCCTCATCCCCACCAGAGGATCGCCGGAAATGTCAGCGGCAGCTTCACGTTGATGCGAGAGGACCGGAGTCTGGCTCCTATGAACAGTCTGTATCCCGCATATCATCACAAGGATCCCTGCATGGGCCAGAGCCTCTCCCCTCTGTCTGGTTCCGGTCTGGCCAGCATACACACAACCCAGGCCGGCATCCCGCCCTACGCTCATCCCGGTGCCGCCATGCCTGGTGAGAAGATGCTCACCCCCAGCGGGTTTGAGGCTCACCATCCGGCCATGCTCGGCAGACACACGGAGCAGCACATGAGCTCCTCAGCGGGTATGGTACAAATCAACGGCCTCCACCACCACCCGCACGCCCACCTTGGCGCGCAGGGGCACGGCCAGGGGCCGGTGAACAGCCGGGAGCAGGCCTCCGGGCTCCGGCAGCAAGGGGGCGGCGGTGGAGCGGGTGGTGTTTCTGGGGGACAGATGGAGGAGGTGAATACCAAAGAGGTGGCGCAGAGGATCACCACGGAGCTGAAGCGCTACAGCATCCCTCAGGCCATCTTTGCCCAGCGGGTCCTGT comes from Thunnus maccoyii chromosome 1, fThuMac1.1, whole genome shotgun sequence and encodes:
- the onecut1 gene encoding hepatocyte nuclear factor 6 isoform X2 is translated as MNAQLSMENIGDLHGVSHESVSGHGELLSGHSPHSRPSPRGLSHRAMGMATLLDSGDYHPGHHGHLHPAISMCEAPPGMSASSTYTTLTPLQPLPPISTVSDKFPPHHHHHHPHHPHPHPHQRIAGNVSGSFTLMREDRSLAPMNSLYPAYHHKDPCMGQSLSPLSGSGLASIHTTQAGIPPYAHPGAAMPGEKMLTPSGFEAHHPAMLGRHTEQHMSSSAGMVQINGLHHHPHAHLGAQGHGQGPVNSREQASGLRQQGGGGGAGGVSGGQMEEVNTKEVAQRITTELKRYSIPQAIFAQRVLCRSQGTLSDLLRNPKPWSKLKSGRETFRRMWKWLQEPEFQRMSALRLAACKRKEQDHGRSERGNVSKKPRLVFTDVQRRTLHAIFKENKRPSKELQVTIAQQLGLELATVSNFFMNARRRSLDKWVDDGSGHSVNSGPNACTKA
- the onecut1 gene encoding hepatocyte nuclear factor 6 isoform X1, with the protein product MNAQLSMENIGDLHGVSHESVSGHGELLSGHSPHSRPSPRGLSHRAMGMATLLDSGDYHPGHHGHLHPAISMCEAPPGMSASSTYTTLTPLQPLPPISTVSDKFPPHHHHHHPHHPHPHPHQRIAGNVSGSFTLMREDRSLAPMNSLYPAYHHKDPCMGQSLSPLSGSGLASIHTTQAGIPPYAHPGAAMPGEKMLTPSGFEAHHPAMLGRHTEQHMSSSAGMVQINGLHHHPHAHLGAQGHGQGPVNSREQASGLRQQGGGGGAGGVSGGQMEEVNTKEVAQRITTELKRYSIPQAIFAQRVLCRSQGTLSDLLRNPKPWSKLKSGRETFRRMWKWLQEPEFQRMSALRLAGERSLACKRKEQDHGRSERGNVSKKPRLVFTDVQRRTLHAIFKENKRPSKELQVTIAQQLGLELATVSNFFMNARRRSLDKWVDDGSGHSVNSGPNACTKA